The proteins below are encoded in one region of Desulfomicrobium apsheronum:
- a CDS encoding type III secretion protein has protein sequence MARYPLAPLLSVRQYREETAQNLLRQAERMVREAEAALQECEKELERYRIWRLEEEDRRYETIMGQLLSLDDLEAFKAGLGRLRDAELLREEDVAKAEQALVKARQTVADAKNGLNKARRDTARILAHKNIWNEMTRREAERKEDLESEEFRPLPIGTGDDA, from the coding sequence ATGGCTCGCTACCCCCTCGCTCCCCTGCTCTCGGTGCGACAGTATCGGGAAGAAACCGCTCAGAACCTGCTGCGACAGGCCGAGCGCATGGTCCGCGAGGCCGAGGCCGCGCTGCAGGAATGCGAAAAAGAGCTTGAGCGCTATCGCATCTGGCGCTTAGAAGAAGAGGATAGGCGCTACGAGACCATAATGGGACAACTTTTGAGCCTCGACGACCTTGAGGCTTTCAAGGCCGGACTCGGTCGCCTGCGTGATGCAGAACTCCTGCGCGAGGAGGATGTGGCCAAGGCCGAGCAGGCCCTCGTCAAGGCCCGCCAGACAGTGGCCGACGCCAAGAACGGCCTGAACAAGGCCCGTCGCGACACGGCCCGCATTCTGGCCCACAAGAACATATGGAATGAAATGACCCGCCGGGAAGCCGAACGGAAGGAAGACCTGGAAAGCGAAGAATTCAGGCCCCTGCCCATCGGCACGGGCGATGACGCCTGA
- a CDS encoding EscF/YscF/HrpA family type III secretion system needle major subunit translates to MAISGTPGLNLGNLFDKSMEAVSKRGANIEQKMKELQNSESASPEQMAMLNFELGQYNAMLESLSTVTKSMNDMLKSLAQRAG, encoded by the coding sequence ATGGCTATTTCAGGAACCCCCGGACTGAACCTGGGCAATCTCTTCGACAAGAGTATGGAAGCCGTGAGCAAGCGCGGCGCGAACATCGAGCAGAAAATGAAGGAGCTGCAGAACAGTGAGTCTGCCAGCCCCGAGCAGATGGCCATGCTCAATTTCGAACTTGGCCAGTACAACGCCATGCTCGAATCCCTCTCCACCGTTACCAAGAGCATGAACGACATGCTCAAAAGCCTCGCCCAGCGCGCGGGCTAG
- a CDS encoding lytic transglycosylase domain-containing protein, producing the protein MRPLRHAATALTWAALLVSPALSADGPGRSMPGILQEEMSVSERMPQVVRPLHDDEASALRDPARGTENMIEQMDVYSLSDHAHLLALPRMVPPLLVTESAQGRAHMPTMAEWDPIIGHGSRVSGLDPGLIRAVIRVESNNDPLAISPKGAQGLMQLMPGTQAHLGVTDPFDPRANVEAGSLYLRRQLDAFGTLELALAAYNAGPGNVQRHGGIPPFRETQDFVRKVLALYTP; encoded by the coding sequence ATGCGCCCCCTCCGACACGCCGCCACCGCTCTGACCTGGGCTGCCCTGCTCGTCTCTCCGGCCCTGTCCGCAGACGGCCCAGGGCGCAGCATGCCCGGCATCCTGCAGGAGGAGATGAGCGTCTCGGAACGCATGCCCCAGGTCGTGCGGCCCCTGCATGACGACGAAGCCTCGGCGCTGCGCGATCCCGCTCGCGGTACAGAAAACATGATCGAGCAGATGGATGTCTATTCCCTTTCGGATCACGCCCATCTCCTGGCCCTGCCGCGCATGGTCCCGCCCCTGCTCGTCACGGAATCAGCCCAAGGGCGAGCACACATGCCGACCATGGCCGAGTGGGACCCGATCATCGGACACGGCAGCCGCGTCTCGGGGCTGGACCCAGGTCTCATCAGGGCCGTCATCCGCGTGGAGTCCAACAACGATCCCCTGGCCATCTCCCCCAAGGGCGCTCAGGGACTCATGCAGCTCATGCCCGGCACCCAGGCGCACCTCGGCGTGACCGACCCCTTCGATCCCCGTGCCAACGTCGAGGCGGGCAGCCTGTACCTGCGCCGCCAGCTGGACGCCTTTGGCACCCTGGAGCTGGCCCTGGCGGCCTACAACGCAGGCCCGGGCAACGTGCAGCGCCACGGCGGCATTCCCCCTTTCCGCGAAACGCAGGATTTCGTGCGCAAGGTTCTGGCGCTCTACACCCCCTGA
- a CDS encoding ATP-binding protein, producing the protein MATLTVPARIEELDAVIEFLESRIPPDFRDIAPQVRLAAEELLVNVFSYAYSGGQGEARVECRPAQLEGRDYLFFSVTDWGRPFDPFDEAPEPDLDLDAEHRPIGGLGVHLVKSVSARHEYRHHNGANIVELYFAKPE; encoded by the coding sequence ATGGCCACCCTGACCGTGCCCGCCCGCATTGAGGAACTCGACGCAGTAATCGAGTTTCTGGAGAGTCGCATCCCGCCAGACTTCCGGGATATCGCGCCCCAGGTGCGGCTTGCGGCCGAGGAGCTCCTGGTCAACGTCTTCTCCTACGCCTACAGCGGCGGCCAAGGCGAGGCCCGGGTGGAATGCCGTCCCGCGCAGCTGGAAGGCCGGGACTACCTCTTCTTCAGCGTCACGGACTGGGGACGGCCCTTCGACCCCTTCGACGAGGCCCCTGAGCCCGACCTCGACCTCGACGCGGAGCACCGGCCCATCGGCGGCCTTGGAGTCCATCTGGTGAAATCCGTCAGCGCCCGCCACGAATACAGACATCACAACGGCGCGAACATCGTCGAACTCTACTTCGCCAAGCCCGAGTGA
- a CDS encoding HrpE/YscL family type III secretion apparatus protein, whose amino-acid sequence MGSMFRLTKDTVLPPAGLRVLKAADAATLHSSQQILDAARERAEAIVREAEEAYEQQRQQGYEDGRTEGKLEHSEKMLETIMSSVEFIEGIESTLVDVVGQALRKIIGELDDADRIVRIVRTALMGVRNQQHVTVRVAPADAAAVEKALAAMLQTAPGRTSFLDIVPDARLERGACLLESELGVVDASLETQLRALENALQARINA is encoded by the coding sequence ATGGGCTCCATGTTTCGACTAACCAAGGACACGGTCTTGCCTCCGGCCGGCCTGCGGGTGCTCAAGGCCGCGGATGCCGCGACCCTTCATTCGTCCCAACAGATCCTCGACGCCGCGCGGGAACGGGCGGAAGCCATCGTGCGCGAGGCCGAAGAGGCCTACGAGCAGCAACGCCAACAGGGCTACGAAGACGGCCGCACCGAGGGCAAACTCGAACATTCCGAGAAAATGCTCGAAACGATCATGTCTTCGGTGGAGTTCATCGAAGGCATCGAATCGACCCTGGTCGACGTCGTCGGCCAAGCCCTTCGCAAGATCATCGGCGAACTCGACGACGCGGACCGCATCGTGCGCATCGTGCGCACGGCCCTGATGGGCGTGCGCAACCAGCAGCATGTCACCGTGCGCGTTGCCCCCGCCGACGCCGCAGCCGTGGAGAAGGCCCTGGCGGCCATGTTGCAGACCGCCCCTGGGCGGACCAGTTTCCTGGACATCGTGCCCGACGCGCGCCTCGAACGCGGAGCCTGCCTCCTCGAAAGCGAACTGGGCGTGGTGGACGCCAGCCTCGAAACCCAGTTGCGGGCCTTGGAGAATGCACTGCAGGCCCGCATCAACGCCTGA
- the sctQ gene encoding type III secretion system cytoplasmic ring protein SctQ, with amino-acid sequence MPEHTSAVYAPPRLDPLQAHVDNMLLTREQPWAVAVGHRPATLRAVPAPFPFTVMGSLRLHCAGSTWRVELGDTDFIRRHPAIAEVPLWTDLPEAVRLAVLDLILGSLLEPLQQLMGNAVTLGEATLEPDETKNDDPAAFVHLILEFSDAEHDDAPVPLRVAIPDRQSALLLCDRLAELPVRGAGQGAEEHPDLPIAMCVDAGSMRISIDELSTLEQGDILLPPDYQGAQGRIMLRPCPPATGQAKSPGGAAGVLCTVNDTQATVVNAVSNSQEIPMTTTDPSATTSPAEDQAGLDVGGIDVELCFELERRTMTVADLAAFVPGYTFTLGCDPLSPVSLRINGAVVGTGRLVDINGVLGVQVDSLARKGGQDGRG; translated from the coding sequence ATGCCTGAACACACGTCCGCCGTGTACGCTCCTCCACGCCTGGACCCGCTCCAGGCCCACGTGGACAACATGCTTCTAACCCGCGAACAGCCGTGGGCCGTGGCCGTCGGCCATCGCCCCGCCACGCTGCGGGCCGTGCCTGCCCCCTTTCCCTTCACGGTCATGGGTTCGCTACGCCTGCACTGCGCAGGCAGCACCTGGCGCGTGGAACTGGGCGACACGGATTTCATACGCCGCCATCCCGCCATCGCCGAGGTTCCGCTCTGGACAGACCTGCCCGAGGCCGTGCGTCTGGCTGTGCTGGACCTGATCCTTGGCTCCCTGCTTGAGCCCCTGCAACAGCTCATGGGCAACGCCGTCACCTTGGGCGAAGCCACGCTCGAACCCGACGAGACAAAGAACGATGATCCGGCCGCATTCGTGCACCTGATTCTTGAATTTTCCGACGCCGAGCATGACGATGCACCCGTGCCCTTGCGCGTCGCCATACCGGACCGACAGTCCGCCCTGCTCCTGTGCGATCGCCTTGCAGAACTGCCGGTTCGCGGCGCAGGCCAGGGCGCGGAAGAGCATCCCGACCTGCCCATCGCGATGTGCGTGGACGCGGGCAGCATGCGCATCTCCATCGATGAGCTTTCCACGCTGGAGCAAGGCGACATCCTCTTGCCGCCCGACTACCAAGGCGCACAGGGCAGGATCATGCTCCGTCCGTGCCCTCCCGCGACCGGACAGGCCAAGTCCCCTGGCGGCGCTGCCGGGGTGCTGTGCACCGTCAACGACACCCAAGCCACGGTGGTGAACGCCGTGTCGAATTCCCAGGAGATCCCCATGACCACCACAGATCCGTCCGCGACCACCTCTCCCGCCGAAGATCAGGCAGGACTGGATGTCGGCGGCATCGACGTCGAGCTCTGCTTCGAGCTTGAACGCCGCACCATGACGGTCGCGGACCTCGCGGCCTTTGTGCCGGGATACACCTTCACCCTCGGCTGCGACCCGCTCTCGCCGGTATCGCTACGCATCAACGGGGCCGTTGTCGGCACGGGACGCCTGGTGGACATCAACGGCGTGCTCGGCGTGCAGGTCGATTCGTTGGCCCGGAAGGGGGGACAGGATGGTCGGGGTTAA
- the sctJ gene encoding type III secretion system inner membrane ring lipoprotein SctJ has protein sequence MPTPNVSTPRGRFPLPDRLIPAILVVLLCLALAGCQVEVYRELSEEQANSMLTVLLKRDIQAKKVAEGKKGFSITVGEKQLVQALEILQENNLPRGSFTDMGQIFSGQGMISSPAEEQVRLAYAISQELADTFSRIDGVLTARVHVVPAGVAQAGEHQNLPSAAVFMRHLPDSPVTNLVARVREVTAKAVPNLDPERVSIMLVPARESVSVPMVGQERFMGIPYKPADGPPFVQALALLVAALCVSGGILLAGYELYRRNQRRKDSKAALPE, from the coding sequence GTGCCTACACCCAACGTTTCAACTCCCCGGGGTCGCTTCCCCCTGCCCGATCGGCTCATCCCGGCCATTCTCGTGGTATTGCTCTGCCTCGCCCTGGCGGGATGCCAGGTCGAAGTATACCGGGAACTGAGCGAGGAACAAGCCAACTCCATGCTGACCGTTCTGCTCAAGCGGGACATTCAGGCCAAAAAGGTGGCCGAGGGCAAGAAAGGCTTCTCCATCACCGTAGGTGAGAAACAGCTCGTCCAGGCCCTGGAGATCCTCCAGGAAAACAACCTGCCGCGCGGCAGCTTCACGGACATGGGGCAGATCTTCTCCGGGCAAGGCATGATCTCCTCTCCGGCCGAGGAACAGGTACGCCTGGCCTACGCCATCTCCCAGGAACTCGCGGACACCTTCTCGCGCATCGACGGCGTGCTCACTGCCAGAGTGCACGTAGTCCCGGCCGGGGTCGCCCAGGCCGGCGAGCACCAGAACCTGCCGTCGGCGGCCGTATTCATGCGTCACCTGCCGGATTCCCCTGTGACCAACCTCGTGGCCCGGGTGCGCGAGGTCACGGCCAAGGCCGTTCCGAATCTCGACCCCGAACGCGTCTCGATCATGCTGGTTCCGGCGCGCGAATCCGTGAGTGTCCCCATGGTCGGCCAGGAACGCTTCATGGGTATCCCGTACAAGCCCGCCGACGGTCCGCCGTTTGTCCAGGCCCTGGCCCTTCTGGTCGCGGCCCTGTGCGTCAGCGGTGGCATCCTCTTGGCGGGGTATGAGCTCTACCGTCGCAATCAGCGCCGGAAGGATTCCAAGGCCGCCCTGCCCGAGTGA
- the sctR gene encoding type III secretion system export apparatus subunit SctR produces the protein MVGVNPLFFIFGIAALGLAPFMLMMVTSYVKIVVVTSLVRNALGVQQVPPTMVMNGLAIILSIFIMAPMAMNTAALLETADIKENPTPAEVGQILEHISPPLRKFLSANANESVVRTFMSTAKRIWPQNLHERIAPDNMFILVPAFTISELTKAFQIGFLLYLPFVAIDLIISNILLAMGMMMVSPMTISLPFKLLLFVTLDGWVKVSQGLLLSYAQ, from the coding sequence ATGGTCGGGGTTAATCCACTCTTTTTCATCTTTGGCATCGCGGCCCTTGGCCTGGCGCCGTTCATGCTCATGATGGTCACCTCCTACGTCAAGATCGTGGTGGTCACCTCCCTGGTGCGCAACGCCCTGGGCGTGCAGCAGGTCCCGCCGACCATGGTCATGAACGGCCTGGCCATCATCCTCAGCATCTTCATCATGGCGCCCATGGCCATGAACACGGCAGCGCTCCTTGAGACCGCCGACATCAAGGAAAACCCGACCCCTGCGGAAGTCGGTCAGATCCTCGAGCACATCTCACCGCCCCTGCGCAAATTCCTGTCAGCCAACGCCAACGAATCGGTGGTTCGGACCTTCATGAGCACGGCCAAACGCATTTGGCCCCAGAATCTTCACGAACGCATCGCGCCCGACAACATGTTCATCCTGGTTCCAGCGTTCACCATTTCGGAGCTGACCAAGGCTTTCCAGATAGGATTCCTGCTCTACCTGCCTTTTGTGGCCATAGACCTCATCATTTCGAACATCCTTCTGGCCATGGGCATGATGATGGTGTCCCCCATGACCATCTCCCTGCCCTTCAAGCTCCTTCTCTTCGTGACCCTTGACGGGTGGGTGAAGGTCAGTCAGGGCCTGCTCCTGAGCTACGCACAATAA
- the sctD gene encoding type III secretion system inner membrane ring subunit SctD, protein MTPAGSIRLRVFSGPHLGAEIILPPGEHLVGSDDSCDIILSEGLVSPRHALVRIIPVQEDPPQVDIRPVDDAVLIDQSSAAADGTPWSPGSPCLLGSTMLAWLPSKDTAEAWQELIARLAKPADSTDRQATPPLAPDTQAVEAGTNQAPTELANADSVDSAATPPRPRNRITGKIISALVILLCLGSLAVSYEFSTRPAGVNQQELTEILKESGFTNLSVERDGEILEVRGEVADDHERVRLLRLAQSLQSPVQLDVHVRADRIGAIAFAFNSQGLFPEILKTEENNGYQVRGYMRGSQVEEAAFTAVLEDFPANTRPLLIRDIIHADAVDETLRPLLSRAGMNFVSADYRPGMVIFSGTFSEAQRSVLESVMSETQQALGVPVPFRIVAATQVTLTRAATPANTTSAMPMAAQGPAAAEPTEASIEGLQVTGVTLSPMRFISVHTGERVFEGGLLPTGHTLESIDDKELRLRKDGVVTIYRLRGANE, encoded by the coding sequence ATGACCCCGGCCGGTTCCATCCGCCTGCGCGTCTTTTCCGGCCCCCACCTGGGCGCGGAAATCATCCTGCCGCCCGGGGAACACCTGGTCGGCAGCGACGATTCCTGCGACATCATCCTGAGCGAGGGATTGGTGTCGCCGCGCCACGCCCTGGTGCGGATCATCCCCGTCCAAGAGGACCCACCGCAGGTGGATATCCGACCCGTGGACGACGCCGTGCTGATCGACCAGAGCTCGGCCGCTGCCGACGGCACTCCCTGGAGTCCCGGTTCACCGTGTCTGCTGGGCTCGACCATGCTGGCCTGGCTGCCGTCCAAAGACACGGCTGAAGCATGGCAGGAACTCATCGCCCGCCTCGCGAAACCCGCAGACAGCACCGACAGGCAGGCAACGCCCCCTTTGGCGCCCGACACACAGGCCGTCGAAGCCGGAACGAACCAGGCGCCAACAGAATTGGCAAACGCCGACTCCGTTGACTCCGCCGCGACGCCGCCCCGACCCCGAAACCGGATCACGGGCAAGATCATAAGCGCCCTTGTGATCCTGCTCTGCCTTGGCTCCCTGGCCGTATCCTACGAATTTTCAACCCGGCCGGCCGGCGTCAACCAGCAAGAACTCACTGAAATTCTGAAAGAAAGCGGGTTCACAAACCTCTCGGTCGAGCGCGACGGAGAGATCCTGGAGGTACGCGGGGAAGTGGCGGACGACCACGAGCGAGTCCGTTTGCTCCGACTGGCCCAAAGTCTGCAATCACCTGTTCAACTCGATGTCCACGTGCGTGCGGACCGGATCGGGGCCATCGCCTTCGCCTTCAACAGCCAAGGACTGTTCCCGGAGATCTTGAAGACCGAGGAAAACAATGGCTACCAGGTACGCGGCTACATGCGCGGCAGTCAGGTGGAAGAAGCCGCCTTCACCGCTGTGCTGGAAGATTTCCCGGCCAATACGCGTCCCCTCCTGATCCGGGACATCATCCATGCCGATGCAGTGGACGAAACCCTGCGCCCCCTGCTGAGCCGTGCGGGCATGAACTTCGTCTCGGCCGACTACCGCCCCGGGATGGTCATCTTCTCGGGGACTTTTTCCGAAGCCCAACGCAGCGTGCTGGAGTCGGTCATGTCCGAGACGCAACAAGCCCTTGGGGTTCCGGTGCCTTTCAGAATCGTTGCCGCGACGCAGGTCACGCTTACCAGGGCCGCAACTCCCGCGAACACGACATCGGCCATGCCCATGGCTGCCCAGGGCCCCGCAGCGGCAGAACCTACCGAAGCGAGCATCGAAGGACTCCAGGTGACGGGCGTGACCCTCTCACCCATGCGCTTCATCTCCGTACACACGGGTGAACGGGTTTTCGAGGGCGGGTTGCTGCCCACGGGGCACACCCTGGAAAGCATCGACGACAAGGAACTAAGGCTCCGCAAAGACGGGGTTGTAACCATTTACAGACTGCGAGGCGCCAATGAATGA
- a CDS encoding STAS domain-containing protein, protein MQIDVSQIQDIVVIKPSGSMDATTTNIFVNACQESLDAGAVKILIDLAGIEYMSSAGLRGILTLLKGSRAKKVPVAFCNLQPMVSEVFKISGFTAMMPIYDTAEAALAKL, encoded by the coding sequence ATGCAAATCGACGTTTCGCAGATACAGGACATCGTTGTCATCAAACCAAGCGGCAGCATGGACGCGACGACCACGAACATTTTCGTCAACGCCTGCCAGGAGAGCCTTGATGCCGGAGCGGTCAAGATCCTGATCGACCTGGCCGGCATCGAATACATGAGCTCCGCCGGCCTGCGCGGCATACTGACCCTGCTCAAGGGGAGCCGCGCAAAAAAGGTCCCCGTGGCCTTCTGCAACCTCCAGCCCATGGTCAGTGAAGTATTCAAAATATCGGGATTCACGGCCATGATGCCAATCTACGACACTGCGGAAGCGGCCCTGGCCAAGCTCTGA
- a CDS encoding type III secretion HpaP family protein, with the protein MPDFMKVDSTRLERAGSGEEKPGPQQPDKDSVQRFQDSMETKGKDREDRSADTPTKAPGNAPDDDAPGQMPSLPLNDLFSGRMASITPGVARPEAPMPPNELAEKLVERILVGQTADGGQEVRLRLGPDVLPGTEIRMSKGPDGTLQVVLITDNASSFQTLVAAQNDLKARLESLDSPVRIDITSESGAEDNDSNRRSRGWVPETDEPR; encoded by the coding sequence ATGCCGGATTTCATGAAAGTCGACTCCACACGCCTCGAAAGGGCTGGCTCGGGGGAAGAAAAGCCCGGACCGCAGCAACCCGACAAAGACTCGGTGCAGCGTTTCCAAGATTCCATGGAGACCAAAGGAAAGGATCGCGAAGACCGATCCGCTGACACTCCCACGAAAGCACCTGGAAATGCCCCGGATGACGATGCTCCCGGACAGATGCCTTCCCTGCCCCTGAATGACCTGTTCAGCGGACGCATGGCGTCGATTACGCCCGGTGTAGCCCGCCCTGAAGCGCCCATGCCGCCCAACGAACTGGCCGAGAAGCTGGTGGAACGCATCCTGGTCGGCCAGACTGCGGACGGTGGACAGGAAGTGCGGCTACGCCTCGGACCCGACGTATTGCCCGGAACGGAAATCCGCATGAGCAAAGGCCCCGATGGCACCCTGCAGGTCGTTCTGATCACGGACAACGCCTCGTCCTTCCAGACCCTCGTCGCGGCGCAAAACGACCTCAAGGCCAGGCTGGAAAGTCTGGACAGTCCGGTGCGCATCGACATCACCTCCGAAAGCGGCGCGGAAGACAACGACAGCAATCGCCGTTCAAGAGGCTGGGTCCCCGAAACCGATGAACCCCGATGA
- the sctN gene encoding type III secretion system ATPase SctN: MAFEYIGALLEETVQNTSSVEVRGRVEQVVGTIIRAVVPGVKVGELCILRNPWDSWTLKAEVVGFVKQVALLTPLGDLQGISPATEVIPTGEIHSVPVGEDLLGRVLDGLGNPIDGGPPLKPRTRYPVYADPPNPMSRRIIDRPISLGLRVLDGMLTCGEGQRMGIFAAAGGGKSTLLSSIIKGCSADVCVLALIGERGREVREFIEHDLGPEGRKKAVLVVSTSDRSSMERLKAAYTATAIAEYFRDKSRSVLLLMDSVTRFGRAQREIGLAAGEPPTRRGFPPSVFSTLPKLMERAGTSDKGSITALYTVLVEGDDMTEPIADETRSILDGHIVLSRKLAASNHYPAIDVQASVSRVMNAIISSEHKQSAQKLRKILAKFAEVELLVQIGEYKKGSDRDADDALSRIDAVNTFLKQGLSEKSTFEETLQAMHKVVS; encoded by the coding sequence ATGGCATTTGAATATATCGGCGCTCTCCTGGAGGAGACGGTCCAGAACACCAGTTCCGTGGAGGTTCGAGGCCGCGTGGAGCAGGTCGTCGGCACCATCATCCGGGCCGTGGTGCCCGGGGTCAAGGTGGGCGAGCTGTGCATCCTGCGCAATCCGTGGGACAGCTGGACCCTCAAGGCCGAGGTGGTGGGCTTCGTCAAACAGGTGGCCCTGCTGACCCCCCTGGGAGATCTGCAGGGCATCTCCCCAGCCACGGAGGTCATTCCCACCGGCGAAATCCACTCGGTTCCCGTAGGCGAAGATCTCCTGGGCCGTGTGCTTGACGGCCTGGGCAATCCCATCGACGGCGGGCCGCCGCTGAAACCTCGCACCCGCTACCCCGTGTACGCCGACCCGCCCAATCCGATGTCGCGGCGCATCATCGACCGCCCCATATCCCTGGGACTACGGGTCCTGGACGGAATGCTGACCTGCGGCGAAGGGCAGCGCATGGGCATCTTCGCCGCAGCGGGCGGCGGCAAGAGCACCCTGCTCTCCAGCATCATCAAGGGCTGCTCCGCCGATGTCTGCGTGCTGGCTCTCATCGGCGAACGCGGCCGCGAGGTGCGCGAGTTCATCGAACACGACCTTGGGCCCGAAGGCCGCAAGAAGGCGGTGCTGGTGGTCTCCACTTCGGACAGATCGTCCATGGAGCGTCTCAAGGCCGCGTACACGGCCACGGCCATCGCCGAATATTTCCGCGACAAAAGCCGCAGCGTGCTGCTCTTGATGGATTCCGTGACCCGCTTCGGACGCGCCCAGCGCGAAATCGGCCTGGCCGCAGGCGAACCGCCCACCAGGCGCGGCTTCCCGCCCTCGGTCTTCTCGACCCTGCCAAAACTCATGGAACGTGCCGGCACATCGGACAAGGGCTCCATCACGGCCCTGTACACGGTGCTGGTGGAAGGCGACGACATGACCGAACCCATCGCCGACGAGACCCGCTCCATCCTTGACGGTCATATTGTCCTGTCCAGAAAGCTGGCCGCATCAAACCATTACCCGGCCATCGACGTGCAGGCCAGCGTCAGCCGCGTCATGAACGCCATCATTTCCAGCGAACACAAGCAGTCCGCCCAGAAGCTGCGCAAGATCCTGGCCAAGTTCGCGGAAGTCGAACTGCTCGTGCAGATAGGCGAATACAAGAAGGGTTCGGACCGGGATGCCGACGACGCCTTGAGCCGAATCGACGCCGTTAATACGTTCCTCAAGCAGGGCCTGTCCGAGAAAAGCACTTTCGAGGAGACCCTGCAGGCCATGCACAAGGTCGTGTCCTGA
- a CDS encoding tetratricopeptide repeat protein, with amino-acid sequence MLSTEHRQRLLDIANAGCSKGLVVEARAIYEGLLTLDPAMAPASIGLALSHIVLNEFAEGEQLLREKVLAADPADQEARAMLGLCLTLAGRRDDAEDVLEPLSREGGPRAELATTLLERARQ; translated from the coding sequence ATGCTTTCCACGGAACACAGACAACGCCTCCTCGACATCGCCAACGCAGGCTGCTCCAAGGGCCTTGTAGTCGAGGCGCGGGCCATCTACGAAGGCCTTTTGACCCTGGACCCGGCCATGGCCCCGGCCAGTATCGGCCTGGCCTTGAGCCACATCGTCCTCAACGAGTTCGCCGAGGGCGAGCAACTCCTGCGGGAGAAAGTTCTGGCTGCCGACCCGGCCGACCAGGAAGCCCGCGCCATGCTCGGCCTTTGCCTCACCCTGGCCGGACGGCGTGACGACGCCGAGGACGTACTGGAACCCCTGTCCCGCGAAGGCGGTCCCAGAGCCGAACTCGCGACGACCCTGCTCGAACGCGCTCGTCAGTAG